A single Streptomyces mirabilis DNA region contains:
- a CDS encoding AfsR/SARP family transcriptional regulator, which translates to MRYRILGVAQAEDDQGAPVALGGPRVRALLTALARRADRTTAPQTLIDEVWADDPPLDAPAALQALVGRLRRAIGKDAVASETGGYRLRATKDDVDLFVFERQVREGKAALDRGDASTAAHTLRDAVALWHGPALADLPDREAATRPDALRLEATRTRIGADLRLGRAPDVVPELKELTTAHPYDEALHVLLIRALRDAGRGADALAAYEGVRRALQEGLGADPGGELRRLHAELLTPAGAGGPGPIPVRADHRVRREGDGAEAAASGGRRVDTASSDSSEERPTPHPTEDGHLHPRLDPERTGNLRPRLNSFVGREPELDAIRSDVQRARLVTLTGPGGSGKTRLAEEAAAGLPQAWLVELAPLDRPEAVPGAVVSALGLRETVLMTHEMAMVGQDDPLGLLVEYCAPRSQLLILDNCEHVIGAAAELAETLLTRCPGLTILATSREPLGVPGELVRPVEPLPPDPARRLFMERAAAVRPDADAALHDSEAVDEICRRLDGLPLAIELAAARLRLLTPRQIADRLDDRFRLLTSGSRTVLPRQQTLRAVVDWSWDLLDERERAVLCEASVFAGGWDLTAAEAVCTGAITGPVAGGVAELVGALVDKSLIVATPSAAPCDEDGVGGGMRYRMLETIHEYATERAAEVPELRAAAERHHRAWARDLVEEAEPLLRSAAQLPWIHRLETELDNIRAALHRAIVAGAEEDAGAIVLAMGWFWWLRNFRREGGEWTDRLLRLGATLDARGVVSEANRSYGGEGGDGGDGCEGRDGGGGGVLFADLDRFDPLAAFLATPDHEESHPLHGMRMRARMLHLFMLVETDPLDAGAYPWIPEYIVRVRDFFEKGGPDAATMPGIVWPLTAFFLSGWHDVRPSMDAALANCRAYGGEWEIGVTLMFRTHMVVDAPGGMQGVDDDLAELRVLSRRVGDRWVRAQVCSAAGEAAMARGLYDEAKGEYEEALRLAFEVGAYAETPFLMARLAELAYRAGERSQALTALDEANAAAERYSITDSGAFVRLLRAQLALDDGEVAFAREQWEQACEMTARGTPPPQFMAALNWVEALVTAAESGPEPGLRKMVDALATAVTGRCADVVTASFVESAAGLLSELGDHPRAARLLAAGTSWRGGLPRPIQERTGAERTETAARAALGPVRHESERTTGAGFTQADALRELAEALKEYE; encoded by the coding sequence GATCGGCAAGGACGCGGTCGCCTCGGAGACGGGCGGCTACCGGTTGCGGGCGACCAAGGACGACGTGGACCTGTTCGTCTTCGAGCGGCAGGTACGAGAGGGCAAGGCCGCCCTCGACCGCGGCGACGCGTCCACCGCCGCCCACACCCTGCGCGACGCCGTCGCCCTGTGGCACGGCCCGGCCCTCGCGGACCTCCCCGACCGGGAGGCCGCCACCCGCCCGGACGCGCTCCGCCTGGAGGCGACGCGCACCCGCATCGGCGCGGACCTGCGACTGGGCCGCGCCCCCGACGTCGTACCGGAGTTGAAGGAGCTGACAACCGCCCACCCGTACGACGAGGCCCTGCACGTCCTGCTCATCCGCGCACTGCGCGACGCGGGCCGCGGCGCGGACGCGCTGGCCGCGTACGAAGGGGTGCGCCGCGCCCTCCAGGAGGGCCTGGGTGCGGATCCCGGCGGGGAACTGCGGAGACTGCACGCGGAGTTGCTCACCCCGGCGGGAGCGGGCGGGCCGGGGCCCATACCCGTACGTGCCGACCATCGCGTACGGCGGGAAGGGGACGGGGCGGAGGCGGCCGCCTCCGGCGGTCGGCGCGTCGACACCGCCTCCTCCGACTCCTCCGAAGAGCGACCGACCCCGCACCCGACCGAGGACGGACACCTCCACCCACGCCTCGACCCCGAACGCACCGGCAACCTCCGCCCCCGCCTGAACTCCTTCGTCGGCCGGGAACCCGAACTCGACGCGATCCGTTCGGATGTGCAGAGGGCACGCCTGGTCACGCTGACCGGACCGGGCGGTTCGGGAAAGACCCGCCTCGCCGAGGAAGCCGCCGCCGGGCTCCCGCAGGCCTGGCTGGTCGAGCTGGCCCCGCTCGACCGGCCCGAGGCGGTCCCGGGCGCGGTGGTCAGCGCCCTCGGTCTGCGCGAGACCGTGTTGATGACCCACGAGATGGCGATGGTCGGCCAGGACGACCCGCTCGGCCTGCTCGTCGAGTACTGCGCCCCGCGCAGCCAGCTCCTGATCCTTGACAACTGCGAGCACGTCATCGGCGCGGCCGCCGAACTCGCCGAGACCCTGCTCACCCGCTGCCCGGGGCTCACCATCCTCGCCACCAGCCGTGAACCCCTCGGCGTCCCCGGCGAGCTGGTGCGCCCGGTCGAGCCCCTGCCGCCCGACCCCGCGCGCCGGCTGTTCATGGAGCGCGCGGCGGCCGTACGTCCCGACGCCGACGCCGCGCTCCACGACTCCGAGGCGGTGGACGAGATCTGCCGACGGCTCGACGGCCTGCCCCTGGCCATCGAGCTGGCCGCCGCGCGCCTGCGACTGCTGACACCCCGCCAGATCGCCGACCGGCTCGACGACCGCTTCCGGCTGCTCACCTCCGGAAGCCGCACGGTGCTGCCCCGCCAGCAGACCCTGCGCGCCGTCGTCGACTGGTCCTGGGACCTGCTCGACGAACGGGAGCGGGCCGTGCTGTGCGAGGCGTCCGTCTTCGCGGGCGGCTGGGACCTCACGGCCGCCGAAGCCGTCTGCACCGGTGCGATCACCGGTCCGGTCGCCGGTGGCGTGGCCGAACTCGTCGGGGCGCTCGTCGACAAGTCATTGATCGTCGCGACCCCGTCCGCCGCCCCTTGCGACGAGGACGGCGTCGGCGGCGGCATGCGGTACCGCATGTTGGAGACGATCCACGAGTACGCCACCGAGCGCGCCGCCGAAGTCCCCGAGCTGCGCGCCGCCGCCGAGCGGCACCACCGCGCGTGGGCGCGTGACCTCGTCGAGGAGGCCGAGCCGCTGCTGCGCTCCGCCGCGCAGCTGCCCTGGATCCACCGCCTGGAGACAGAGCTCGACAACATCCGGGCGGCCCTGCACCGCGCGATCGTCGCCGGTGCGGAGGAGGACGCCGGCGCGATCGTCCTCGCCATGGGCTGGTTCTGGTGGCTGCGCAACTTCCGCCGCGAAGGCGGGGAATGGACGGACCGCCTGCTGCGGCTGGGCGCGACGCTCGACGCGAGGGGCGTCGTGTCCGAGGCGAACCGGTCGTACGGCGGGGAGGGTGGCGACGGTGGCGACGGGTGCGAGGGCCGTGACGGTGGCGGCGGTGGTGTCCTCTTCGCCGACCTGGACCGTTTCGATCCGCTGGCAGCCTTCCTCGCCACCCCGGACCACGAGGAGTCCCATCCGCTGCACGGAATGCGGATGCGGGCGCGCATGCTGCACCTGTTCATGCTGGTGGAGACCGATCCGTTGGACGCAGGGGCGTATCCGTGGATTCCGGAGTACATCGTGCGGGTGCGGGACTTCTTCGAGAAGGGCGGTCCGGACGCGGCGACCATGCCGGGCATCGTCTGGCCGTTGACCGCCTTCTTCCTGAGCGGTTGGCACGACGTGCGTCCGTCGATGGACGCGGCGCTCGCCAACTGCCGAGCGTACGGCGGGGAGTGGGAGATCGGCGTCACCCTGATGTTCCGTACGCACATGGTCGTCGACGCCCCGGGCGGCATGCAGGGCGTGGACGACGACCTCGCGGAGCTGCGGGTGCTCAGCCGGCGCGTGGGCGACCGCTGGGTGCGCGCCCAGGTGTGCAGCGCCGCGGGGGAGGCGGCCATGGCGCGCGGTCTCTACGACGAGGCCAAGGGCGAGTACGAGGAGGCATTGCGGCTGGCCTTCGAGGTCGGCGCGTACGCCGAGACGCCCTTCCTCATGGCGCGGCTGGCCGAGCTCGCCTACCGCGCGGGCGAGCGCTCGCAGGCGCTGACCGCTCTGGACGAGGCGAACGCCGCGGCCGAGCGGTACAGCATCACGGACTCCGGCGCCTTCGTCCGTCTGCTCCGCGCCCAGCTGGCCCTGGACGACGGAGAGGTCGCCTTCGCGCGCGAACAGTGGGAGCAGGCGTGCGAGATGACCGCCCGCGGCACCCCGCCGCCGCAGTTCATGGCGGCGCTGAACTGGGTCGAGGCGCTCGTGACGGCCGCCGAGTCCGGTCCGGAGCCCGGCCTGCGCAAGATGGTCGACGCGTTGGCCACGGCGGTGACGGGGCGGTGCGCCGACGTGGTGACGGCGAGCTTCGTCGAGAGTGCGGCGGGCCTGCTGTCCGAGCTCGGCGACCATCCCCGAGCGGCCCGTCTGCTCGCCGCCGGTACTTCCTGGCGCGGCGGTCTTCCCCGTCCCATCCAGGAGCGCACCGGCGCCGAGCGCACGGAGACCGCCGCGCGTGCCGCTCTCGGTCCCGTCCGCCATGAGTCCGAGCGGACGACGGGGGCGGGCTTCACCCAGGCCGACGCCCTGCGGGAGCTCGCGGAGGCGCTGAAGGAATACGAGTAA